The genomic stretch TCTCAATCAAAGTTGACCGCGGCATGGTCAGCGGGCAGTACCAATCACCCTGTCAGAGGATGACAAACGCATGATACCGACACTCAGGACTCTATCCGGGTCGGAAAGCGTTCGCAGCATCATTCCCTCCCGTGATGTCGGTGAAACGTGCGTGAACACCGGCTTCACTGGCGGCTGACAAGAAAAGCAGTCCGCAATCACGACAACTGCAAGGCGTTCCATTTTCAGCCGGTCACGGTGAATGTCCTTCCCAAAGTCATTCGAGACCAGGTCCTCAGCCTTGCCCGTTCCATCGGTTGCGATCCGTCATGCGTGGTTCTGCCGGCACTCACAGTCTGTGCTGGCGTCATCGGGAACGCTCCCCGACTTCGAGTCAAACGAAGCTGGTTCGCCCCACCGATTATCAGTTCGGCTGCCATCGGTGAAATTGGCACTCAGAAATCACCGCCACTGTGCGCCGTCGTCAAACCGCTGAAGTCTCGGCAGCGAAAGCAAATTGCAGTGTATCGATCGGACATGGCCAAATACGAAGACGACCTGGCCGCGTACAAGCGTCGGTTGAAGGAATGGACCGAATCCGAGGAAGGCTGCCTCTGGTATTGCTGATGGGTCGCGTTTGGACAGATCCGGTTACGTGCGCGATCCGGTTTGCGGTTCGCAGGTGTCCCGCACGATCGATATGCCGGGCAGGCGGGAACTCCTTCAGTGCTGATCAGCTGATATTCCGAATGGATCGTCCGTGTCGATCACTGGTGAACTTCCAGAGGAGGCTGGTGCGATGCCTGAATCAGGAACGAAGTATTCCGTTTCAGAAGGCTGTTTCAGAACATCGGTTGCTGCTGCCTGTTCATCGATCCGCCGTTGCACGTAGGAACCGTGCATCAGGCGATCTTCGCGACCGTCGCCGGCCGCAATGATGATCGCAGAATCCGACAACAGCTTTCGTTCCCGGACATTGATGGCGTGGCAACGCGTTTGGCAGAGTCCGCAGCCAACACACCGGTCAGCCAGCACGACGGGAGCCTGGTAACCTGTGCCTTCGACAGGAGCGCCGTTTCTGTCGGTCTGAACGCCTACCTGCGTGAATTCAATCGCGTCGTACCCGGCGGCGTTACATTCCTGGACGCAAAGATCACAGGCTTCGCGACCGGCGAAAGGCAGGCACGTGGTTTCGTTGACAATCGCCAGGCCCATCCGAGCCGCTTTCTTTTCTTCCAGCGGAAGTGATCGAATTGCCCCGGTCGGACAAACCTGGCCGCAGGCGTTACAACTGGATTCGCAACCGGCCCAGTCGGCGACAACCATTGGTGACCAGAGTCCTTCCAGGCCCTGCTGGAATCCTTCCGGCTGCAGGACATTGTTCGGACACGCCTTGAAGCATTCCCCGCAACGAATGCACATTTGCAGGAACTGCTGCTCGGGTACGCTGCCGGGCGGACGAACGGGTCGGAACGCGGTGGCGGAGTGCAGGTTTGCGCCGAAAGTCTTCGTGATGCCGGCCAGACCAAGCCCACCGGCAACCGCCGCGGCGCTTCCTCCGGCAAGGGAAAGGAATCCTCGCCGGCCAAGAGCTGTTTCATTCGTGGACGGATCGTTTTCCGTTTTCAGTTCGACGAAATTCCATCGCTCGACAAATTTGATGGCTTCTGTCGGACAGACGCCGCCGCAGGATTCGCACATCGTGCAGTCCGTTGTGCGAGTCGTGTAGTCCGGCTTGATCGCGTCAAACGGGCAGATTTCGACGCATTTGTTGCAGTTGATGCACGACGATTCGACTTTCCGTTCCGTGAGACGAAACACGTTTGCCAGTGAAAACACGGCGCCGCTGGGACAGACGTATTTGCACCAGAACCTCGGACGCAGGAAACCGAGACACAGCACTGCGGCAAACAACACCAGTGAAATGAAATGTCCCGAATTCATCGATGGCACAAGATGCCAGCCACGCACCGAACCGTTCTGAATCGGATCGATGGCAAACAACATTCCTCGCGTGATCACCGGAATGGCCGCGAAGTAGCCGGAAACAAGCACTCCGAACACCGCGCAAATCAGCGTGCCGGCCAGCAGATAGTACTTGATGTGAACCCACCAGCCGCCGTCGGGAAACCGAAACCTGGCCACCCGCTTTCCAACAGCCCAGTCGAACAAATCGATCGTCGTTCCCAGCGGGCACAGGTAGCCACAGAAACCGCGCGGGACGAGCGCGCACACCAGGAGAATCGCGGCCGCGGAAACCAATGACCAGACCCAGCTGCGAGAAGCCACCGCCGTTGAAATGCTCACCAGCGGATCGATCAACAGAAAAAACTCGGCGGGAATGACTTCCTTGCGGGCAAGATTGTCGGCGTAATGCGAATGCCAGGCGGCGGGGTCGTCTGCATGAAGTGTCCAGGGACCATTGCTCGTAAAGAACGCATCGAAGGCCTCGGGAGTCAGTTCGTCATGCGGAATGAGGCGAATTGCGTGACCCGAGAAGCTGCCAACCTGGAACGAACCGGCACACATCTGCGGCCGGCCGGAACTGCCGGCGTCGACCGCAAAGAGGATGTCACCGGCGCGCACGCTTGTTTCTCCGGAGATTGTTCCGGCAAGCATGAGGTCGCCGGTCTGCTGATCAAATTCCTGAAACTCCCAGCCGGGAAATCTTGCCCCCGGCGATTTTGGACGGGCGTCGTACGGCCAGCAGACGACGAAGAACAGGACGAAAAAAGCCGCGAGACAGCCGGCCTGAACGACTCGTCGAAAAGGTGAAGCCAGCCATGAGATACCCATTCGTCGCAGCGTTCTGCGGATCAGGCCGCGGCGTTTTGTTGCCCGATCGGACTGCAGCGCAACTGGAATCAGTCTTCGCAGCAATCGGCCCGGCAGGGCATACGAAGCTGTTCGTCGCGTGGTAAGCCGTCGCAGGACCGGTCCATACCAGTCCAGTCGCAGAATGGCTGCGGATCGCCCCTGATCAAATGTCGTCAGGAACAACAGGACCGAGATCGCGAAGAGCACAACACCGAATGTCAGACTCAGCGCGGTGAACCAACGCAGCGGAAAAGGATTCAGCGGAGCATGCGCCAGCGCGGCCGCAAGAATCACCCCGGACATCGCAGCCATCGCAGCGGAGACGACTCGTCGTCTCATTTCGCACCCCTGGCCAGCGCGCGGGCCGTCGCGTTCACGATGGCCTGCGAGGTGATCGTGGCCCCGCTGGTGGCATCGACTCCGTGAATGCTCTGCAGACGGATGATCTGACTCGGCGTATCGGTCAGTGATGCGTAGTACTGTTTCTCCTGGTGAGCGGTGACTTCAAGCCGTTCGATCTTTCCGGCGGCGACTTTGACTTCGATTTCGAGGCGGCCGTTGTAGCCGATGCTGTCTCCGGAATACGTACCGTCCGCGACCTTCGTGACATCCGCCCTGTCGAACAGACGAATGGCGTCGATGCTGTCGCGGGCGCGTCCCTTCAGGCGGGTTTCATACTCTTCGTTGCGAAAGCTGTCGGACTCAATCACCTTCTGATAGTACGTCACGGCATCGTCAAGTCGTCCCGCCCGTCGAAGAGCGTCTCCGGCCAGCAGAAACGCATCGTAGCTGTTCGAGTAATTCTGAAAGCGATCAGCTAGTCTGACTGCTTCGTCGATCGCACCCATGTCGCCGTACAGTTTGATAGCCCCCATTGACAGCGACTGGCCGCGCAGCATGTCCATCGCCATCTGCTGATTGCCAAGTCGCCAGTAGCACTCGGCAAGGTGAATTCCGTCGGCGCGCGCGACGCTGGGACTCGCCTTTTCAAACCAGAACGCAGCGCGCGGATAGTCCTGCAGCAGCGTGAAGTACATCGATCCGAGCGTCCGCATGTCGCGCTGCAGGAGAACCGAATCGTCCCTGTGAAGAGTCAGGCAGTGATGCACAAGCTTGATGCCGGAATGCCAGCGACCGGGGTTCTCGTTAATAACCGACCAGATGTACTGACCCACGTTTTTCTGGCTTTCCCAGGTCTTCGTGGGCGGCTTCAGTGGCCAGGACAGGTCGAGAGTTTCGGGATATTCCAGTTTCGTCGCTTCGAACCAATCCGGAGGCGTGGCTCCGGCCGCGTCGATGATGGCACGCACTTCGTCGGCCGACCGCACCGGCAGACTGTCTTCGCGCGCTGCTGCAAGCGGTGTCAGCACGTGACGTTCCCCGTTAAGCGTGACGGCGTGGATCCTGCTGAACGAATACGTCCGCGTAAATGTTCGCCGGCCGATCGTCGATTCAAAGTCCAGCTCCCTGGCGTCCTTCCGGATCTGCTTTACCTGGCCACTCGCCCTGGACCCGTTCAGAAACTCGATCGTGTCCTGAGCCGCAGCGTCGCCACGACCAGGAATGAGAGCGACGATCGTCAGCACGGAGCCGATGAGAGCACCTCGACAGACCATTCGATATCGCGAATCAGACATTGGACAACTCCCGGTTCCGCTTTGGCCAGTCACGTCAGCTTGTTCGAATCGGAAGACCGTCCGTTTGGAACGCACAGCATCCGCAGCCACAATTCGGCTCATGCTTCAACGGTGTCAGTAGACGATCCGCATGTCGACTGTGGAGAATAAGCCGCCCTGCGACTGCGGCAAAGTCGTCGCGACAATTCTGAGCGTTATTCATCGATGCGAGTCAAAGCGGCCGATTCTGAACGTCGCCGACAATGCTGTGTGCTGTGCGTCAGTGAACTTCGGTCGGGACTGGCGGACGTGACGGCACGTTTGTGGACGCGGCATTGAAGCCGCCCTCGCGGGTCTTTCGGTTCAGCACCATTTCGATCGAGGATCGGAGGGTTTCGCTGCGGAACGGCTTTTCCAGACGGCCTTCGAAGATTTCAAAGATCTCGGGGTTGTGCGTTTCATTGACCAATCCGCTGCACAGAATCACGGGAATGCGGACGCCGTTCCTGCGAAGTTCACGTGTGACCTGGACGCCATTTCGCTGCGGCATCACGTAGTCCATCAGGATGACGTCAAACTTTCGGTCGCATTGCAGCAATTCCATCGCTGCCGCGCCGTCTTCGACGCCTGTGACGTCAAACTGCATCCCGGTCAGCAGCTGTTTCAATGACCGGCGAACCAGGTCGTCATCATCAACAATCAGAATCCGACGCTCCGTCGCGCGCCCGGCCGGCTCGCTGACGAATGCAGTTTCTTCGGGCTCGCTCTTTTCCGGCGCGACCGCCGGCAGAAGCACTGTGATCGTTGTCTCGGCGTCGCGTGAGCTGTGAACGTGAATCGTCCCGCCGTGAGTTCGCACGATGCCCAGGACGACCGCCAGTCCGAAACCATGACCGGACGGCTTCGTCGTAAAGTACGGATCAAACATGAGCGCAAGCGTTTCGTCGTCAATTCCGCATCCGTCGTCGTTAACGTTAATCGCCACGTAACGGCCGTCGGTCAGAGGTCTGCCGGCCGTGCTTCCAGCCTGTTCTTCGGATTCGTCAGACACAATCCGTTCGCAGATCGATACCGACACGTTGCCACCGACAGGCTGCGTGGCATCGGCTGCATTGGCGACGAGATTCATCAGCACCTGCCGGATCTGACCGGCATTGGCCATGACCGTCAGCGGGACCTTTGAATGGCATTCAAATCGCAGACTAACGTTCTCCCTGACCGACGCCTTCAGCAGTGCCTGCAGATCGTTGGCCAGCGAGCCCACGTCGACAATTTCACGCCGGACGGGCGACTTTCCGCAATAGAGCAGCATCTGGCCACAGATGTCGGCGGCGTTGGATGCGGCCTTTGTGATCTGTGTGGCGGTTTCCTGAATAGCCGGCTCGGCGGACGTGGCCTGAATCACCTCGGCGAAGGTATTGATCGCCTGCAGCACATTGTTGAAGTCATGCGCTACGCCGCCGGCCATCAGTCCCAGGCTTTCGTTCTTCTGTGCCTCGACCAGCCGGGCTTCAGATTCCCGGCGCAGTTTCCTTTCCGCAGTCAGCGACGCGTAGACGTGGCGCGCTGACAGCCGAACAACGACAGCACATGTCGGTGCCGTCACGAACAGATGCATCAGGTCTCGCCCGGAACCTTCCAAACCACTGAAGTGCTGTCCCGCCACCCAGACAGCAGCACCGAAGAATACTGAGCCGAGAAATACTGCCGTCGAAAAATACAGCAGACCCGTTGTCACGATCAGACAGGTGATTCCCGCCGGAGATTCCGCCGCGGGCGCCAACACCAGCGGCCACACATGCAGCAGAAACGTCGGGATGATCGCACACGTGACCACAAGATCGAGCTGAGCCGGCGTTCGCACGAACCGCAGCCGATGTCGGAGAATCAAGAACAGAACCGCCAGAGCTGCGTCGGCGGCGGCCATTTGCCTGCCGACATTTCCGCCATACGCGAACAGCTCTGTTCCCGACGAGAACAGGGCAGCGTACGCTCCCAGTTGTAACGCCAGCTCATTGAATCGATAGGCAGGATGGTCCTTCAGGGAATTCGGTTCGGCTTGCATCAGTCCAGTACCTCCCCTTTGCAGTTGTCGGGCCAGGTGTCTCGACAGGAAGTCTCCTGCCGGAAGATAGTGTCCGAATCCATTCAGACGACGAGTCATCGTTTCAACGGATTCCCTTTGAGGTGCCCTGCCATCGATGACACCGGTCACTCCCGACAGCAGGCTGATTCAGATCTCCATGTTCCTGATGACGTGCAGGAGAGTCGCACGCACGGTTTGATGCCCTATGTCAAGACGGCGGTCGAGCTCTTCTTCGATCAGGCAATTGCAGTCGCGGAGCAACTGTCGCGTCGTCCAGGAGTCATGTTTCAGGAGTCCGTCCAGCAGGTCCATTGCGAAATGTCCTCACCGTCATTTCCGGACAGAAATGTCGCGTCAGTCGAGCATGATCTGAAGCAAGTGCACGTCCAGATGCCGGCCGAATTTGTGGCCGACCTCCTTCATGGTGCCGACGCGCGTAAAGCCGAGCGATTCATTCAGATGAAGGCTGGCCTCGCTGCCTTCCGCCACCCTGGCAAGCAGTGTATGAAATCCGAGCTTCCTGGCTTCATCGATTGTCGCCTGCTTCAGGAGGCGACCAATTCCGCGACCTCGGTATTCCTCCCTGACGTAGAATGATGTCTCGGCTGTTCCGTTGTAGGCAGGACGTTCGGACCACTTCGAGAGGGAACCCCAGCCGACAATCTCTCGTCGATATTCCGCGACGAAAATCGGATGAGTCGGCCCGTGACTGAGGAGCCACGACTTGCGTTCTTCGACGGACTGCGGCTCCGTGTCAAATGTTGAAGTCGTTGTCAGGATCGCTTCGTTGTAGATCTCCGTAATGGCCTCGGCATCCCCCGGTACAGCATACCGGATGCGAATCTGCGCAGTGTCGAATGTCATTGTGAACACCTGCCATCGCTGTTTCGAATCCATTTCGGTTGCACCGGATTATAGCTGGAACGCTCATGATCCGGTCGACTGAATGCCCCCGATTGAACAGTTCACGAAATTACTGCCCGTTACCGCGTTCCTGATCGTGTTGTGTGACTGGGCGGTCGGCAGTTTCGTCGGACCGTTTGTCGTTCGGCGATCAGCACCGGAACGGAACTCTGTGACAAATGCGCTGCAGTGTGCGACTCCGGCAACTCCGGGGTAGTTGGCAGAAGTCTTGCTCTCGCGGTGGCCGCCGCGTCGGGCGCAGTTTGGCCCACGCGGACTCGCAAGTGACTCGAACGACAGGTCAGGATTTGACATCTCCTCGATATCCAAAGCGATGCTGAATCATCGCACTCCAACAATGCCTCGATTTCGGACTCGCGCGGACTGTTCATCGTGATTCCGGCTTTTCGACGCGCGATGCAATCTGAAAACAGATTTCCGGCGGATCGATGAATCGCGTGAATAGTCGCGGCAAATGTCGGTTGTCCGTGTACGATTCGCTTTCAGTCCCGCATTCGTTCGCTGGCGCTGAACGGCAGCGTCGGGGAAGTTTCCAGGGTGATTTGCGTCAACCAGCGTTTTGAGTCAACCAGCCATGTCGTTCATTCGAAGAACCGTTCTTGTGTGTCTCGCCGCAGCGTCGCCGCAAATGTGTCTGGCGGAGGAATCGCCCGGGGAGAATTCACTTGTGATTGACTGTTCGGCCGTCAACGGCGAACACGTGACGGTCGCTTCCGGCGAATCGATGGCCACGGTTGTCTGTTTTCTGGGCACCGAATGTCCACTGGCAAAACTCTATGGGCCGCGGCTTTCGGAACTGGCTGAGGAATTTTCCGGGCAGAATGTTCGCGTCGTGGGAGTGATGAGCAACCGGCAGGATTCGATCGACGATATCCGCCGCTATGTCGAACTGCAGGCGATCTCGTTTCCGGTGATTCACGACGACGGCAACCTGGTGGCGAATCGGTACAACGCCACGCGCACCCCGGAGGTCTTTCTGCTCGATCGCATGCTGAACGTGCGGTACCACGGACGTGTGGACGATCAGTACGAACCGGGAATCACGCGGTCGGCTCCGGAACGCCGAGACCTGCGAATCGCCATCCAGGAAGTGCTGGCGAACAAGCCGGTCAGCGTGGCGAGAACGTCAGCGCCGGGATGTCTGATCGGCAAGTTCCGGCCTGCGGACAGCCGCGACATCGTCGAAAACAACATCACGTATTCGCAGCACGTCAGTCGAGTCCTGCAGAGGCACTGCGTGGAATGCCACCGTCCCGGAGAAATCGGTCCGTTCGCGATGGACAGCTTTGAGGAAGTGGTCGGCTGGGCAGACACGATGCTGGAAACCATCGAAGACGGCCGCATGCCTCCCTGGAGCGCGGACCCGGACGTCGGCCGGTTTTCGAACGCTCGCCTGATGCCCGAATCGGACCGGCAGATCATGCGAGACTGGATTGCCGGAGGACTTAAGCGCGGTGATGAATCGCAACTGCCGCCGCCGGTAACGCCGGCTTCGCAATGGCAGTTGACTCGCAAGCCGGACGTTGTCATTCCCATGCGCGATGTTCCGTTCCGCGTTCCTGCGCAGGGCACCGTGGAGTACCAGTACTTTGTCGTCGACCCGAACTTTGAAGAAGACCAGTGGATCGCCGGGGCTCAGATCATTCCCGGCAACCGGGGCGTCGTTCACCACGCAATCGCCTTCATTCGGCCGCCGGACGGAATCAGGATGCGCGGCATCGGCTGGCTGACGGCGTACGTTCCGGGGCAGCGTCTGGTCGATCTGCCGCAGGGATATGCCCGCAGAGTTCCCGCCGGTTCGAAGATCGTGTTTCAGATGCACTACACAACCAACGGACGAACGCAGGAGGACGTGACTCAGATCGGGCTCGTCTTCGCCGATCCGCGCGAT from Planctomycetaceae bacterium encodes the following:
- a CDS encoding DUF3987 domain-containing protein — protein: MNVLPKVIRDQVLSLARSIGCDPSCVVLPALTVCAGVIGNAPRLRVKRSWFAPPIISSAAIGEIGTQKSPPLCAVVKPLKSRQRKQIAVYRSDMAKYEDDLAAYKRRLKEWTESEEGCLWYC
- a CDS encoding 4Fe-4S binding protein, giving the protein MRRRVVSAAMAAMSGVILAAALAHAPLNPFPLRWFTALSLTFGVVLFAISVLLFLTTFDQGRSAAILRLDWYGPVLRRLTTRRTASYALPGRLLRRLIPVALQSDRATKRRGLIRRTLRRMGISWLASPFRRVVQAGCLAAFFVLFFVVCWPYDARPKSPGARFPGWEFQEFDQQTGDLMLAGTISGETSVRAGDILFAVDAGSSGRPQMCAGSFQVGSFSGHAIRLIPHDELTPEAFDAFFTSNGPWTLHADDPAAWHSHYADNLARKEVIPAEFFLLIDPLVSISTAVASRSWVWSLVSAAAILLVCALVPRGFCGYLCPLGTTIDLFDWAVGKRVARFRFPDGGWWVHIKYYLLAGTLICAVFGVLVSGYFAAIPVITRGMLFAIDPIQNGSVRGWHLVPSMNSGHFISLVLFAAVLCLGFLRPRFWCKYVCPSGAVFSLANVFRLTERKVESSCINCNKCVEICPFDAIKPDYTTRTTDCTMCESCGGVCPTEAIKFVERWNFVELKTENDPSTNETALGRRGFLSLAGGSAAAVAGGLGLAGITKTFGANLHSATAFRPVRPPGSVPEQQFLQMCIRCGECFKACPNNVLQPEGFQQGLEGLWSPMVVADWAGCESSCNACGQVCPTGAIRSLPLEEKKAARMGLAIVNETTCLPFAGREACDLCVQECNAAGYDAIEFTQVGVQTDRNGAPVEGTGYQAPVVLADRCVGCGLCQTRCHAINVRERKLLSDSAIIIAAGDGREDRLMHGSYVQRRIDEQAAATDVLKQPSETEYFVPDSGIAPASSGSSPVIDTDDPFGISADQH
- a CDS encoding FMN-binding protein — encoded protein: MSDSRYRMVCRGALIGSVLTIVALIPGRGDAAAQDTIEFLNGSRASGQVKQIRKDARELDFESTIGRRTFTRTYSFSRIHAVTLNGERHVLTPLAAAREDSLPVRSADEVRAIIDAAGATPPDWFEATKLEYPETLDLSWPLKPPTKTWESQKNVGQYIWSVINENPGRWHSGIKLVHHCLTLHRDDSVLLQRDMRTLGSMYFTLLQDYPRAAFWFEKASPSVARADGIHLAECYWRLGNQQMAMDMLRGQSLSMGAIKLYGDMGAIDEAVRLADRFQNYSNSYDAFLLAGDALRRAGRLDDAVTYYQKVIESDSFRNEEYETRLKGRARDSIDAIRLFDRADVTKVADGTYSGDSIGYNGRLEIEVKVAAGKIERLEVTAHQEKQYYASLTDTPSQIIRLQSIHGVDATSGATITSQAIVNATARALARGAK
- a CDS encoding response regulator, whose protein sequence is MQAEPNSLKDHPAYRFNELALQLGAYAALFSSGTELFAYGGNVGRQMAAADAALAVLFLILRHRLRFVRTPAQLDLVVTCAIIPTFLLHVWPLVLAPAAESPAGITCLIVTTGLLYFSTAVFLGSVFFGAAVWVAGQHFSGLEGSGRDLMHLFVTAPTCAVVVRLSARHVYASLTAERKLRRESEARLVEAQKNESLGLMAGGVAHDFNNVLQAINTFAEVIQATSAEPAIQETATQITKAASNAADICGQMLLYCGKSPVRREIVDVGSLANDLQALLKASVRENVSLRFECHSKVPLTVMANAGQIRQVLMNLVANAADATQPVGGNVSVSICERIVSDESEEQAGSTAGRPLTDGRYVAINVNDDGCGIDDETLALMFDPYFTTKPSGHGFGLAVVLGIVRTHGGTIHVHSSRDAETTITVLLPAVAPEKSEPEETAFVSEPAGRATERRILIVDDDDLVRRSLKQLLTGMQFDVTGVEDGAAAMELLQCDRKFDVILMDYVMPQRNGVQVTRELRRNGVRIPVILCSGLVNETHNPEIFEIFEGRLEKPFRSETLRSSIEMVLNRKTREGGFNAASTNVPSRPPVPTEVH
- a CDS encoding N-acetyltransferase family protein, which translates into the protein MTFDTAQIRIRYAVPGDAEAITEIYNEAILTTTSTFDTEPQSVEERKSWLLSHGPTHPIFVAEYRREIVGWGSLSKWSERPAYNGTAETSFYVREEYRGRGIGRLLKQATIDEARKLGFHTLLARVAEGSEASLHLNESLGFTRVGTMKEVGHKFGRHLDVHLLQIMLD
- a CDS encoding redoxin domain-containing protein, whose protein sequence is MSFIRRTVLVCLAAASPQMCLAEESPGENSLVIDCSAVNGEHVTVASGESMATVVCFLGTECPLAKLYGPRLSELAEEFSGQNVRVVGVMSNRQDSIDDIRRYVELQAISFPVIHDDGNLVANRYNATRTPEVFLLDRMLNVRYHGRVDDQYEPGITRSAPERRDLRIAIQEVLANKPVSVARTSAPGCLIGKFRPADSRDIVENNITYSQHVSRVLQRHCVECHRPGEIGPFAMDSFEEVVGWADTMLETIEDGRMPPWSADPDVGRFSNARLMPESDRQIMRDWIAGGLKRGDESQLPPPVTPASQWQLTRKPDVVIPMRDVPFRVPAQGTVEYQYFVVDPNFEEDQWIAGAQIIPGNRGVVHHAIAFIRPPDGIRMRGIGWLTAYVPGQRLVDLPQGYARRVPAGSKIVFQMHYTTNGRTQEDVTQIGLVFADPRDVTHEMITLIGINQEFEIPPHASDHEATGDINGFLKSGRLMSIAPHMHYRGRSFQVFADRADRTETLLSVPRYDFNWQHSYELAEPLGLAEIDRLHFSATFDNSEANPFNPNPEEWVTWGDQSWEEMAVVFLEVAEPRLLTSDDSGSSSSANAAASEREKKVAKFVSDFFRDLDSNGDGIVQRSEMPVAVRQFSRWRWDRDGDQQVTPDEVRAVAEERF